Proteins from a genomic interval of Desulfovibrio piger:
- a CDS encoding DNA cytosine methyltransferase, whose amino-acid sequence MLKVGSLFSGAGLCDLGLSWAGFRHQWFCEIDPFCRMVLARYWPDIPLYEDVNTLKGSELPPVDVLCGGFPCQDVSQGGKHAGIKKGTRSGLWLEYARLIGEIRPRYVIIENVRGLLARGIEIVLQDLAEIGYDAEWEVLSAAALGAPHRRERVFVVAFPHSNGPDPERRLLSPLQRIVGEVDQPFGILAWLGIRIVGQSREAVRHAYPGPVLY is encoded by the coding sequence GAGCTGGGCGGGATTCAGGCATCAATGGTTTTGCGAAATCGACCCGTTCTGCCGGATGGTTCTCGCAAGGTACTGGCCGGACATTCCTCTTTATGAGGATGTGAATACTCTGAAAGGCTCTGAACTGCCGCCCGTGGACGTGCTCTGCGGCGGCTTCCCCTGTCAGGACGTATCCCAGGGAGGGAAACATGCGGGAATCAAGAAGGGCACGCGCAGCGGCCTGTGGCTCGAATACGCACGACTCATCGGAGAAATACGTCCCCGGTACGTCATCATCGAAAACGTCCGGGGCTTGCTCGCCAGGGGAATTGAGATCGTCCTGCAAGATTTGGCCGAGATCGGGTATGATGCGGAATGGGAAGTGCTTTCCGCAGCCGCCCTTGGTGCCCCTCATCGGCGCGAACGCGTGTTTGTTGTTGCCTTCCCCCACAGTAACGGCCCTGACCCAGAGCGTAGGCTTTTATCTCCGCTCCAAAGAATCGTGGGAGAAGTCGACCAACCTTTCGGCATACTTGCTTGGCTTGGAATACGGATTGTCGGGCAAAGCCGCGAAGCCGTCCGGCACGCATATCCCGGCCCCGTCCTTTATTGA
- a CDS encoding type I-C CRISPR-associated protein Cas8c/Csd1, with product MYLTELYRFYDRMTQDPQSGMPPEGMSAEAIHFALVIGEDGSLKGVHDLRDSKGKPLRRFVPAAVSRSSNVAANFLWDKTSYVLGIDGRDDSCPSPEKRQSFLALHHERFDACPDRHAKALLAFLDHWRPEMLHSLPERQALLGSRLVFQLEGEDRFLHEEPAMDAGPATGSAEISFALVIAEDGSLRSVRDLRDSKGKPRKMSVPAARRRKKELLPNMLWDDAAYVLGVDGKDDTRPSPETAAAFHALHRKLLQDADDRHARALLAFLDRWQPEMLQSLPERQALLDSNLVFRLQGEEGFLHEHPALQRIWLDNLDGQECPQGQCLVTGREG from the coding sequence ATGTATCTGACAGAACTGTACCGTTTTTACGACCGCATGACGCAGGATCCCCAGTCCGGCATGCCGCCCGAAGGCATGAGCGCCGAAGCCATCCACTTTGCCCTGGTCATCGGCGAAGACGGCAGCCTGAAAGGCGTGCATGACCTGCGCGACAGCAAAGGCAAGCCGCTGCGCCGTTTCGTACCGGCGGCGGTCAGCCGATCGAGCAATGTCGCCGCCAACTTCCTGTGGGACAAAACCTCCTACGTCCTCGGCATCGACGGACGTGACGATTCCTGCCCCTCCCCGGAAAAACGACAGTCCTTTCTGGCGCTGCATCATGAGCGTTTCGATGCCTGCCCGGACAGACACGCCAAAGCGCTGCTGGCCTTTCTGGATCACTGGCGGCCGGAGATGCTCCACAGCCTGCCCGAACGTCAGGCCCTGCTGGGCAGCCGCCTGGTCTTCCAGCTTGAAGGCGAAGACCGCTTCCTCCACGAAGAACCGGCCATGGACGCAGGCCCGGCAACGGGCAGCGCGGAGATCTCCTTTGCCCTGGTCATCGCTGAAGACGGCAGCCTGAGATCTGTCCGCGACCTGCGCGACAGTAAAGGCAAGCCGCGCAAGATGTCCGTCCCGGCGGCACGGCGGCGGAAAAAGGAACTGCTCCCGAACATGCTCTGGGATGACGCGGCGTATGTGCTGGGCGTTGACGGAAAGGACGATACGCGCCCCAGCCCGGAGACCGCCGCAGCCTTCCACGCGCTCCACAGGAAACTGCTGCAGGATGCGGACGACAGACACGCCCGCGCCCTGCTGGCCTTTCTGGACCGCTGGCAGCCGGAGATGCTCCAAAGCCTGCCCGAACGTCAGGCCCTTCTGGACAGCAACCTGGTCTTCCGGCTCCAGGGCGAAGAGGGCTTCCTGCACGAACACCCCGCCCTGCAGCGGATCTGGCTGGACAATCTCGACGGACAGGAATGCCCGCAGGGCCAGTGCCTCGTCACGGGCAGGGAAGGCTGA
- a CDS encoding DNA-methyltransferase, with translation MDSHFQTDGISLYQGDALRVLTTLPEASVDAVLTDPPYSSGGVTLGARQADPAQKYQSSGTKKQYPPMLGDSKDQHSWIMWCTLWLGECWRIAREGAPLMVFTDWRQLPALSDAVQAAGWKWLGIVPWDKRSARPQIGKFRQQCEYVLFAVKGRFIAHTRTCLPGVYGYPVIAARKVHLTSKPVELIEDLLAVAAPQATVLDPFMGGGSVGEACIRTGRSYIGMELSPEYYEISRSRLTAVLAERT, from the coding sequence ATGGATTCTCACTTTCAAACGGACGGTATCTCGCTCTATCAGGGGGATGCCCTGCGCGTCCTCACAACCTTGCCTGAGGCAAGCGTGGACGCAGTCCTCACCGATCCGCCGTATTCCAGCGGAGGCGTCACTCTGGGGGCACGACAGGCCGACCCGGCACAAAAATATCAGTCCAGTGGAACAAAGAAGCAATATCCGCCCATGCTGGGCGATTCCAAGGATCAGCATAGCTGGATCATGTGGTGTACGCTGTGGCTCGGCGAATGCTGGCGCATTGCCCGCGAAGGTGCACCGCTCATGGTGTTCACCGACTGGAGGCAGCTTCCGGCCCTGAGTGATGCCGTGCAAGCCGCAGGGTGGAAATGGCTGGGCATCGTGCCCTGGGACAAGCGAAGTGCCCGCCCGCAAATCGGCAAGTTCCGCCAGCAGTGCGAATATGTGCTGTTCGCCGTCAAAGGGCGTTTCATTGCCCATACGCGAACCTGCTTGCCTGGCGTGTATGGCTACCCTGTGATTGCCGCCAGAAAAGTGCATCTGACCAGCAAGCCGGTGGAGCTCATCGAAGACCTGCTGGCTGTGGCGGCTCCACAGGCAACTGTCCTGGACCCGTTCATGGGCGGTGGGAGCGTGGGCGAGGCATGTATCAGGACTGGCCGGAGCTATATCGGCATGGAGCTGTCGCCAGAGTATTACGAAATCAGCCGCAGTAGGCTGACAGCCGTGCTCGCTGAACGCACATAG
- the cas5c gene encoding type I-C CRISPR-associated protein Cas5c produces MIGVRLRVRGDYALFTRPENKGERCSNDVPTPSAMRGILEAIHWKPAIRWLVDRIHVLNPIVFDSIRRNEVSEKGPSVKSVKNAAKNGTPLYLFADECRQQRATLLLRHVDYVIEAHFELTDKAGPSDNEGKHIDIFRRRARNGECFQQPCLGCREFPAYFSLLEEEDAMPASSLAHDAPRDLGYMLYDIDYAHGMKPLFYRPRLEQGIIDVARWKRETLCI; encoded by the coding sequence ATGATCGGAGTCAGATTACGGGTCCGGGGCGACTATGCCCTGTTCACCCGCCCGGAAAACAAGGGGGAACGCTGCAGCAATGATGTCCCCACGCCATCGGCGATGCGCGGCATCCTTGAAGCCATCCACTGGAAACCGGCCATACGCTGGCTCGTGGACAGGATCCACGTCCTGAACCCCATCGTGTTCGACAGCATCCGGCGCAACGAGGTCTCGGAAAAGGGCCCCAGCGTGAAAAGCGTCAAAAATGCGGCAAAGAACGGCACGCCCCTGTACCTGTTCGCCGACGAATGCCGCCAGCAACGGGCCACCCTGCTGCTGCGGCATGTGGATTACGTCATCGAGGCCCATTTCGAGCTGACGGACAAAGCCGGCCCGTCGGACAACGAAGGCAAGCACATCGACATCTTTCGGCGCCGCGCACGGAATGGCGAGTGCTTCCAGCAGCCTTGTCTGGGGTGCCGTGAGTTCCCCGCCTATTTTTCCCTTCTGGAAGAAGAGGATGCGATGCCCGCCTCCAGCCTTGCCCACGATGCGCCGCGCGATCTCGGCTATATGCTGTACGACATCGACTATGCCCACGGCATGAAGCCCCTGTTCTATCGTCCGCGCCTGGAACAGGGGATCATCGACGTGGCCCGCTGGAAAAGGGAAACCCTATGTATCTGA
- the cas3 gene encoding CRISPR-associated helicase Cas3' encodes MLYAHTLAGHPKEDWQTLQEHLENVGRLAADFASLFGAARTGATLGAHHDAGKATEGFQRRLEGGPRVDHSTAGAVLLGQRWEASPSRQTAALGTMLSRFLAYPILGHHGGLPDAGSEYGTGLDHRLAPGNIQKLPSWDPAAIPLPASPMDIYQEMLPLICKQGRHPDPFRICFALRMLFSCLVDADYLDTERFCTPDIYRLRPAVPALSPLAARLEDYLHRKGFLHESRVAPEELEAGAAAPCGSSERQKAIALARSFIREQCEQAAAAAPGLFSLTVPTGGGKTLSSLSFAIRHAIRHDLRRIIFVVPYTSIIEQNAQIFREALGDEVVLEHHSNFVHPDEGDDESTTSLQYRLSTENWEAAVIVTTSVQFFESLFSCKPSRCRKLHNIARSVVILDEAQMIPVPFVAPCVEALRSLAGHYGTSIVLCTATQPALLRSTALPCGFEADEVRSLVPESTLPALFRIFERVRTTFEPMLTDAELGARLLAERRVLCILNSRRHARALFERCGKNEDLFHLSAYMTPCHRSRTLQTIRERLASGLPCRVISTSLIECGVDISFPVVYRERNGLDVIAQAAGRCNRHGERELGQVCVFDGEQPVPLRAADLNRRREACALVQDADDLFGPATIRRYFQALYSHPELLDEHAILRKMKLVTSSNAALDPRFYRIPKLDADFAEIDRTFQFIESQTDSVVIESQLPEELRTCLRNEQTLPSRVFRRLQSYSVQVYRWEREAMEQAGRLECLHDCVYLLSGGLGYAEDTGLDVRMADGISSADLVF; translated from the coding sequence ATGCTGTACGCGCATACGCTCGCCGGCCATCCGAAAGAAGACTGGCAGACCTTGCAGGAGCATCTGGAAAACGTCGGCAGGCTGGCAGCGGACTTTGCCTCCTTGTTCGGAGCCGCCAGGACAGGGGCGACGCTGGGTGCCCACCACGATGCCGGAAAAGCCACAGAAGGATTCCAGCGCAGGCTGGAAGGCGGCCCACGTGTCGATCATTCCACAGCAGGGGCCGTACTGCTCGGGCAACGCTGGGAAGCGTCTCCATCCCGGCAGACCGCCGCCCTGGGCACCATGCTGTCCCGTTTTCTGGCCTATCCCATCCTCGGACATCACGGCGGCCTGCCCGACGCCGGATCCGAATACGGTACCGGTCTCGACCACCGCCTTGCTCCCGGCAATATCCAAAAGCTCCCCTCCTGGGACCCCGCGGCCATCCCGCTTCCGGCCTCTCCCATGGACATCTACCAGGAGATGCTCCCGCTCATCTGCAAGCAGGGACGCCATCCTGATCCCTTCCGCATCTGCTTTGCCCTGCGCATGCTGTTTTCCTGCCTTGTGGATGCCGACTATCTTGATACGGAACGTTTCTGCACCCCCGACATCTACCGGCTCCGGCCAGCGGTCCCCGCCCTGTCGCCGCTGGCCGCCCGACTGGAAGACTATCTGCATCGCAAAGGATTCCTGCACGAAAGCCGTGTGGCCCCGGAAGAACTCGAGGCAGGTGCGGCCGCGCCCTGCGGCAGCAGTGAACGCCAAAAGGCCATCGCCCTGGCCCGCTCCTTCATCCGCGAACAGTGCGAACAGGCTGCGGCCGCCGCTCCCGGCCTGTTCTCGCTCACAGTCCCGACCGGAGGGGGAAAGACGCTCTCCTCGCTGTCTTTCGCCATCCGGCACGCCATCCGGCACGATCTGCGCCGCATCATCTTTGTGGTGCCCTACACCAGCATCATCGAACAGAACGCCCAAATATTCCGCGAGGCGCTCGGCGATGAGGTGGTGCTGGAACACCACAGCAATTTCGTCCATCCCGACGAAGGCGATGACGAAAGTACGACCAGCCTGCAATACCGGCTGAGTACGGAGAACTGGGAAGCAGCCGTCATCGTCACCACGTCCGTCCAGTTTTTCGAATCCCTGTTTTCCTGCAAGCCTTCCCGCTGCCGCAAACTGCACAACATCGCCCGCAGTGTGGTCATCCTCGACGAAGCCCAGATGATCCCCGTGCCCTTTGTCGCCCCCTGCGTGGAGGCCCTGCGCAGCCTTGCCGGGCACTACGGGACAAGCATCGTCCTCTGCACGGCCACCCAGCCGGCCCTGTTGCGCTCCACGGCCCTGCCTTGCGGGTTCGAAGCGGACGAAGTCCGCAGCCTGGTGCCCGAATCGACCCTCCCGGCCCTGTTCAGGATCTTTGAACGCGTGCGGACGACCTTTGAGCCCATGCTCACCGATGCGGAACTGGGCGCACGCCTGCTGGCGGAGCGCCGGGTGCTCTGCATCCTGAATTCACGGCGCCATGCCCGCGCGCTGTTCGAGCGATGCGGCAAAAACGAGGATCTTTTCCATCTCAGCGCGTACATGACGCCCTGCCACCGCAGCCGCACCTTGCAGACCATACGGGAAAGGCTGGCCAGCGGCCTTCCCTGCCGTGTCATCAGCACCTCGCTCATCGAGTGCGGCGTGGATATCAGCTTTCCCGTGGTCTATCGCGAACGCAACGGCCTCGATGTCATTGCCCAGGCAGCCGGGCGCTGCAACAGGCATGGAGAACGGGAGCTTGGGCAGGTCTGCGTCTTTGACGGCGAACAGCCCGTTCCCCTCCGGGCCGCCGACCTGAACCGCAGACGCGAGGCCTGTGCCCTTGTCCAGGATGCGGACGACCTGTTCGGGCCCGCGACCATCCGGCGTTATTTCCAGGCCCTGTACAGCCACCCGGAACTGCTCGATGAGCACGCCATCCTCCGGAAGATGAAGCTCGTCACCTCCTCCAATGCCGCCCTGGACCCGCGCTTTTACCGCATCCCCAAGCTGGATGCGGATTTTGCGGAGATCGACAGAACATTCCAGTTTATCGAATCTCAAACGGATAGCGTAGTCATCGAATCCCAGCTCCCGGAAGAGTTGCGCACCTGCCTGCGCAACGAGCAGACCCTCCCCTCCCGGGTGTTCCGCAGGCTGCAATCCTACAGCGTCCAGGTCTATCGCTGGGAACGGGAAGCCATGGAACAGGCCGGCCGGCTGGAGTGCCTCCATGACTGCGTGTACCTGCTCAGCGGCGGTCTGGGCTATGCGGAGGACACCGGACTGGATGTGCGGATGGCGGACGGCATCTCCTCGGCAGATCTGGTTTTCTGA